Within the Triplophysa rosa unplaced genomic scaffold, Trosa_1v2 scaffold107_ERROPOS42853, whole genome shotgun sequence genome, the region CCTAGCTTCATGTTTCGGATGTAATGCTACAGAGACGTGTGGTGCAGCTGTATCAGACATTTCATACCATTTCATCTGCTCTTCTGTCAGTAAAATTGGTGTCACTACTCCCTCTTTTCCTATCATGAGACCAGATCCCCTTATCACCCATTTGCTGTCTTCTATTTCCTGAAACAGATCTTGGTATTGTGTGGTGTCATCCCTGTCATAAAACAATGTGCAATGTAAGGGGTCTATGGGTGGCAGAAAAATGTCTATGTTTGTTATCCATTGGCGATGTTCATTATACCTAGATACAATACTATTAGTGGCTACACTGGAATCTAGCTCAACCCAATATATATCAGCATCTTCTAACTCACCACATGATGTTAACATCCACTGACTGTCTGTGGTGTGACCTGAAAGAGAACAATTTGTTTCTGAACCATCTGGAAATTTCACTATCACTCCCTCGGGTGAACATAAAATGCTGGCTCCTAATTTGATTAATAGATCTCTGCCTAAAAGGGGGATGGGAGCATTACAAGAGTACAGGAATGAGTGTGTCAATATTTGTTTGTCAATTTTTACTTTCAGCAATTTTGTCATAGGCCATTTTTCTACCTCACCAGAGAACCCTATTACTCCTACTGTGCGATTTGTCAGATCGCTATTGTCAATCGTGCCCTTTGTTACAGTAGAGTATGTGGCCCCGGTATCCACCAGAGCCTTTAGTGGTTGATCACTTACCACTATTTCCATGAGAGGTTCAGCCATTCCTCTCATGGTGGTTCTCTGTGGGCCCCTTCAACATTCCTCCGCCCCACCCTCCGGGCCCCATGTTGGGTGCACAGGCGCCTGTAGGTTGGAAGGTGACTGAAGGAGTTGCCCCGGGTTGTTTGGGGTCTGTGGTCCCCTGCCACGACCACCGGTACCACCTCTTCGGGGACCCCATCCCCCCGCAGGTGGCCCGTTGTATTGGCCTTGAGTCTGTGACTCGTTTTGTGGACAATTCCTAAACCAATGTCCCTATCTTCCACAACCATAGCACTGCGTCCCGCTCTGCCCCCCTCTCCCTTGCCCTCCCTGTCTACGTCCATTTCCCCTCCAGGGGGATCCCTGCCTACGGTTTGTTCCTTGGGCAAAATGTGGGTTGCTATATGGATGGTGGTGTGTCGGTCCTCCAAAAGGAGAACCACTGTAAGGGGGTCCTTGATATGGGTCTATGGGTTGGGGTGCATTGGGAGTGTGTTGTGGCATTTGCTTGGCCTTTTTTGGTTGTGCCCTCACTTTTGGCTTTTTCTAATTGCAATTTTAACAACTGGGTTTTAACTCTTTCTAGTTCCTCTTCCTCTTTATTGGCTCTTTCCACTGCTCTGTCTGTGTGGTGCACTAAATGTCTTTCCCATACCTCGTTACTTGCCACTGGGATATCTGGGTTATTCTCCATTGCTTGTTTTACTCCATTTGGAGCTCCTGTCATTACTGCTGCTCTAAATATGTCTCGTGTCACAGGgttgtttaaactgttttcctcCACCATTTGTTCCCACTCAGCAACACAACGGAAATAATAAGCCGCTCCAGTCTCACCTGGCTTAATGCGGAATTTAATATTTTGGTACACAGTTGGTGGTACCGGGTACAACCTCCTCAGGGTGCTTCCTATGTCGGTGCTTACTCTGACAAATTGTGTCTCGTTTGGCCTAGTCGTAGTCTGTGCATCCAATTCCAAATTTTGCATTTGAGAGGCTGTCAGTATCTGTCCTAACAGGCATCTCAGATCACCCAAAGCCAAATCAGTACCATGACTGAGGGCTGTTAGTTTACTCAGCCATCTGCTGCCCCCTGAAGTAATTGGTGGCAGTTTGCTTGCTATAGCTGTCATGTCACTGTGTGACCAGGGTTGATATAGGCGATTTCCACCTGCTCTTGTCACTAGGGGTGCCTGGATTTGGGGCATAAACAATTGGTGCTGTGGGACGTACCTAAAAAAGTCTTCTTCTCCCTGGCCATGTTGAACCAAGCTTCTTGTTCTTTTTGCTATTGGCTCCCCTACAGTCATGTCTCCAGTAATCTGGACTTTTATGGGTATTTCCCTTTCATTCCCTGCTTCTGGGTATGGTGCGTAATTACCTGGGGTAGGAGGCAGTATTATGGGTTGAGGTGTAGACGGTGGTGATCTTGTTAATGTTATACGTGGTGAAGTAGTTGGTAATTGTATTAAACCTCCTCCTAATTCCCCCTTACTCACTTCTTCCTCCACTTCCTCTAATGTTTGTATACTTTGCGGTACCTTTTGTCTCGGTTTGGGTTGTTGCTGGTATTCGTGGCCATCTTTGCCCTTCCTTATTACTGCCTTTATTTCCCTGACTTCATAATTTAATTGTTCTATTGCATCTGTCATTCCTCCTAAATCAACATCTACTTCTCCACTAGCTATTTCCACTACCACTTGCTGTTGGGTTGGTTTATACGGAGGAGGATGGCTTAAATCTGGGTATAATGAATGGGGACGGGTTTTCTCAGGAGGCGGAGCTGATGGGTTAATCTGAGCGCTTCTgtattctctttctttctctctctggctGCTGAGCTGTTCACTTCCCCTTTCTTCTGCGAGCTGAGTGCTGTGGTTGTTAAAGCTACTCTAGTCCACatccttaatttcttttttagaTTATCTTCCTCGCTACCATGCCTTCCTGCATTATACCACTTAACCTTATCTTTCTCTTCAATATGTCTCCGTAACTTACTATgtgctttcttttccatttctctaACTTTCGGTGCTAGAAGCATTCTCACTTCTTCTGCATTTTCCCATCCAAAATCATCACATAATGCTAcccagcatttgtttatttctttctgtctctgtttCTTATCTTTTGGTTCTGTCTGTGCCAACAGCATATCTGTAACCTTTTGCCACTGCAGCAACACTGGTGGACATCCGTATTCATCACATTCTTTctgaaattcagccattttacacacaaattctattcacagtttgcaaaaattatacagtatctatTTTCACACGGTTAAATCAGTTTTCACATCACTTTGCACAACATTCAAACATATAACAGacaattttggaatattcctttatgAGTTCGCCGACTCAAAAGGATTTATTTTACCCTGGCctttttcgtcccagacgcgatTACCACAACGCACACAATCTCAATGGTACTTTATGAGTTTACCGACTCAAGGGACTCCAACCTAAATTGGTTCTTTATGAGTATACCGACTCAAGGGACTCCAACTTAAATTGGTTCTTTATGAGTATACCGACTCAAGGGACTCCAACCCAAATTGGTTCTTTATGAGTATACCGACTCAAGGGACTCCAACCCAACAGAATTTATGGTTTCTTCAACCAAGGGCCTCTAACCCAACAGaatttatggtttatttttcaaccaagggactctaacctgacagaatttatggttgacgcaacgtctcacaaTTTCCTtgtgtgacgcaacgtcttacagtattgtctttttaaatctgatttctcaaaacttctcttatactttacttttactcatcggaatgttcatcaaattcaacacaacaatttaggtatgttcaatagcagaattttgattaaacaggcttctgcttacctttttatgttggtcgacctgtgtgttgaaccgAATTCGTTCCGTTTTTCCCAACGAAAATGGCAAATGTGCCCTCGTCTCTCTAAATCACGTCAcgggtcaccaattgttggacttttaggcagtcctgcatgttcaaaaatttgcacagagacgttctccaaaatcgattagaagtttattatcagatgtaaaaaggagtaacaaagctttgggttgtcagacgatctcctcactccaccacaagccaacaacccaaattattcaaaaacacaatatttattcagtatgtgacgtcgttcgcatcttctgactcctcctctgccttttaaggagtgctgctccctttccaccaatcaccgtgcaccacgtatatctgcaaaacaacatctttgcacaacacatgttttgcaacctgcggtcagttgctaatttgaggaagtgttccctagagacagtttcatatcgcaaaacaacatgtaaaaatactttcagtaaaaaactcaatcatctaatgctttaattatgcagcttgtttcttaatcctatgattcaataaaacacatcaaaactcatgattatacttaaaacatatgcattggattaattcataacactCCTTCCCTATGTGACTCTTTGTCAGCAGTTATTTTGCCCCCCCATCAGAACTAAATGTTCTATCAGTTTTAACCcacatcctgttttttattcatgcagctcTTGGTGAGTTCCTCATAGCACAGCAGTATTTTTCCATTAGAGCAAGCAAgcaaacacattaaaagcacacagcttaatgatttaatgaaagaaaacacttattgattatattggtaattaaatcatacttctaactgaataatatttccacaataGCCTACTTATAATTATACAGTACAACTCTCGTGGTATTATTGCATGTTTGCAGATAAAGatactttaaatatattatCAAAAGGTCAAAGGagaatttgcaataatattATGGATTGCAGTTGGCATGGGAAAAGAAGATATGAATGTCCATTATCACCGTTAATTTAAGGAATAACCAAATTCTTAATTGTTAAAAGCAACGTCATTGGTCACGGCAAAGTACGCGACCATCGACACGACAAAGTACGCGACCATTGACACGACTGATTGCTTAGTTTGCAATGCATAAACCACACCCCATACACAATGTCCTCGGAAGGTCCGCCAAGTAACGTCACAGAGCTGACCAAATGCGGACGTCCTCTAAAGGTCCGCCAGCGAACGTTACAGGGCGGACCAAAAGCGGACGTCCTCTAAAGGTCCGCCAGCGAACGTTACAGGGCGGACCAAATGCGGACGTTCTCTAAAGGTCCGGGAGAGAACGTTACAAAGCGGACCAAGTAAGGACCTAATGCGGACGTTCGCAACGTCCGGGGGACGTCCCCTGTTTGCTGGGGTTATGTTCCACACCATGTTATGTTCCCGCTCTGTATTTTGGCATTTATCCATATTTCAATTTCACATAAAAAACTGAATTCGGTGCAGATTACTTTACTTAATTacacattctttgaaatattgTGATATTAATTTGAATAAGGGAGGACAGATATCCTATACCTCCATGTAAAATTAGTCTAGCAGCCACCCCCGCCTTTTAGCAACAAATAATGTACGTCGTTAAATGAATTGTAGAAAAAGATGTACTAGATTACtagttttattgattttttaacTTTAATTTGCAGACTATCAACTATAACTGTTAACTGGGTTAAATGTGGGAACGCAACATGGATTGCAACGGTCTAATCAATCTAATCTAGAAACGTtgatactgtaaaaatacattgacAATTAGTTCatacatgtcattttacaaGTTATTACACCTATATGAACAAATATCTACTTACCAAATTTGATGATGATTGAAGAATCAAAACACCTGCCGATGAAATCTCCATATCATGGCCGACGAACGTCTCCCGCCACTTCACGCTCTAGGAGATCTCGCGATAATTGTTTGTAAGCTAACCTTACTGGTTCAGCAAAAGTTTTTAAGTTGAGTCGACACATACTCTAGTTCAGTCAACTTGAGACTAGTTGAGGCAGTGAAAACTTAGCATGTTCAGTTATATCAACAAATTAAAAAACTGCAAGTTGTGTCAACTTACAAAATTATGTTGAGAAAACTAAAATGcggaatcattttttacagtgaaacttttatttatttatttaggccTAACTAAGCCcatctttatttttctaattAAACGTTGAAAAAGTGGTTTGGAAGTTGGGcctgtgtattttgtatttatatgacTGCAACTATAGACTGTTCACTATACTTCTAAATACTTCTAAATGCTGTCATGTTTAAAACTGTTAGATTCATTTCCCTTCCAGATGTGAGGTGGTTGTATCTCCTGCAAGCATTTACCAACAGCTGAAGATATGTTTCATGATCAATGCATCTGTATGTaatca harbors:
- the LOC130549359 gene encoding uncharacterized protein LOC130549359, with the translated sequence MTDAIEQLNYEVREIKAVIRKGKDGHEYQQQPKPRQKVPQSIQTLEEVEEEVSKGELGGGLIQLPTTSPRITLTRSPPSTPQPIILPPTPGNYAPYPEAGNEREIPIKVQITGDMTVGEPIAKRTRSLVQHGQGEEDFFRYVPQHQLFMPQIQAPLVTRAGGNRLYQPWSHSDMTAIASKLPPITSGGSRWLSKLTALSHGTDLALGDLRCLLGQILTASQMQNLELDAQTTTRPNETQFVRVSTDIGSTLRRLYPVPPTVYQNIKFRIKPGETGAAYYFRCVAEWEQMVEENSLNNPVTRDIFRAAVMTGAPNGVKQAMENNPDIPVASNEVWERHLVHHTDRAVERANKEEEELERVKTQLLKLQLEKAKSEGTTKKGQANATTHSQCTPTHRPISRTPLQWFSFWRTDTPPSI